In one Candidatus Nitronereus thalassa genomic region, the following are encoded:
- a CDS encoding PAS domain S-box protein yields MFTKAQWGFSTKLAVLVGVSVLVTGSIIFLWTYQSFHAALVTQTLDEVGNEALVASVRLTASIDRVSEDVRFLSDMPPVQEIIRATESKDRRSRDGEISKAQLAGLFVEMLKAKPLYLQIRFIGVADHGLELVKVERVGGTILVVPPSQLESKEHRDYFQETITQQESTAPYISPITLTRQHNQIQSPYLPVMRVGLPVFSEFTGELFGLIVVNVNMGLIFLERTSSLPSFQTLYIVNEDGEFLVHPNPEKTFRFEFGQSHQLADQFPEVAGQFGNLNTQSPPLVWESREGSQVLGIHKAYLDPPNQQRFLGVMVEDSYEHALAQVVALRNQTIAVGLGLLILAFLAAQFFSRKMTRPLFEIAQAAINVGKGIAGIRIPVQGKDEIGQLAQSFNTMVEQIEDRTKLADLESEMAVAISQADRMGVMLQDCTNALGLHLKVAYTGIWLVNEVNQSLEFQARAGWDSQLEGVPQVKALGHEEAERIATERTSYWTNTIIGDPGIVNQHWAKQDNLVAFAGYPLMLGERVLGVVVLFARQSFSAVTLHGLERVMDRLTLGIDRFRQEELFKTIVESSPNGLLMVNPDGKITVSNHRMETLFGYSRTELLGQPVEMLVPNRFRDIHPGERTTFFGNPKPRAMGAGRDLYGRRKDGSECAIEIGLNPVRTDQGLFVLASVVDITERKQAEERFRLVFEASPSAILLVDADGIMTLVNKQTEELFGYTRDEMVGHLVEMLVPQRFRTLHSEQREGFFRMPSTRQMGKGRDLFGLRKDGSEFPTEIGLNPVTMDQGTFVLVSIVDITERVQAGKRLLDSLQEKEVLLKEVHHRVKNNLAVIGSLFYLQSTTTQSQEVRRILQDCQDRVRSMALVHERLYGSDDLASVNFAEYAEELAMHLFRNYSLDPDAIQLKLDLENISLDIDQAIPCGLILTELISNALKHAFPKGRSGVIQITLKRIAENRIVLRVVDDGVGLPDEPTLTTSRSLGMRLVNSLATQLDAVLQFLHGNPGTKAQLEVEVSNGSKL; encoded by the coding sequence ATGTTTACAAAAGCCCAATGGGGATTTTCCACAAAATTAGCGGTTCTGGTTGGCGTGTCCGTCCTGGTGACGGGGAGCATCATCTTTTTGTGGACGTATCAAAGTTTTCATGCGGCACTGGTCACTCAAACTTTGGATGAGGTGGGGAATGAGGCACTGGTAGCCAGTGTCCGCCTCACGGCTTCCATTGACCGAGTGAGTGAAGACGTACGATTTCTGTCAGATATGCCCCCCGTACAAGAGATTATTCGTGCAACGGAATCGAAAGACCGGAGAAGTAGGGATGGAGAGATATCGAAAGCACAATTGGCCGGTCTGTTTGTGGAAATGCTAAAGGCCAAACCACTCTATTTGCAGATTCGGTTCATAGGTGTGGCGGACCATGGATTGGAACTCGTGAAGGTTGAACGGGTTGGCGGTACTATATTAGTGGTTCCCCCTTCTCAGCTGGAGTCCAAAGAGCATCGTGACTATTTTCAAGAAACGATCACTCAGCAGGAATCCACGGCTCCGTATATTTCTCCGATAACACTCACCCGTCAGCATAACCAGATTCAATCGCCGTATCTTCCGGTAATGCGGGTTGGCCTTCCGGTTTTTTCGGAATTCACCGGCGAACTGTTTGGTTTAATCGTGGTGAATGTCAATATGGGTCTTATTTTTCTCGAGAGAACGAGCAGTCTTCCCTCCTTTCAAACGCTTTATATCGTGAATGAAGATGGAGAGTTTCTTGTCCATCCTAATCCCGAGAAAACGTTCAGATTCGAATTCGGCCAATCCCATCAGCTAGCCGACCAATTTCCTGAAGTGGCCGGGCAATTTGGCAATTTGAATACCCAGTCCCCTCCACTCGTTTGGGAAAGTAGAGAAGGTTCGCAGGTGCTAGGGATTCATAAGGCTTATTTAGATCCTCCGAATCAACAGCGATTTCTCGGGGTCATGGTTGAGGATTCTTATGAGCATGCTCTCGCTCAGGTCGTGGCGTTACGAAATCAGACTATTGCCGTCGGTCTCGGGCTGTTAATCCTGGCGTTTTTAGCTGCACAGTTCTTCTCGCGGAAAATGACCCGCCCACTCTTTGAAATTGCTCAAGCCGCAATTAACGTTGGAAAAGGAATAGCCGGAATTAGGATTCCCGTGCAGGGAAAGGATGAGATTGGTCAATTGGCACAGTCCTTTAATACGATGGTAGAGCAGATAGAGGATCGTACAAAATTAGCAGACCTCGAATCGGAGATGGCTGTAGCCATCAGTCAGGCAGACCGGATGGGTGTGATGCTGCAGGATTGTACCAACGCTCTAGGGCTGCATCTAAAAGTGGCATATACCGGAATTTGGCTGGTCAATGAGGTGAACCAAAGTCTTGAGTTTCAGGCGAGGGCCGGTTGGGATTCCCAATTGGAAGGAGTACCCCAGGTCAAGGCTTTGGGCCATGAAGAGGCGGAGCGGATTGCGACTGAACGTACTTCTTATTGGACCAACACCATTATTGGAGATCCGGGTATTGTAAATCAACATTGGGCCAAGCAGGACAATTTGGTCGCGTTTGCTGGTTATCCGTTGATGTTAGGGGAGCGGGTGCTTGGAGTCGTGGTCCTATTTGCCCGGCAGTCGTTTTCCGCCGTGACATTGCATGGGTTAGAACGGGTGATGGACCGATTGACCTTGGGCATCGATCGTTTCCGCCAGGAGGAGTTGTTCAAGACTATCGTGGAATCTTCTCCTAATGGATTGCTGATGGTCAATCCCGATGGAAAAATTACGGTGTCCAACCACCGGATGGAAACCCTGTTTGGATATTCTCGGACGGAGCTACTCGGACAACCCGTTGAAATGCTTGTGCCTAACCGATTTCGTGATATCCATCCTGGAGAGCGCACAACATTCTTCGGCAACCCAAAACCACGAGCCATGGGAGCGGGGAGAGATCTTTACGGGCGGCGAAAGGATGGTTCGGAATGTGCGATTGAAATTGGTTTGAATCCCGTCAGGACCGATCAGGGATTGTTTGTTCTTGCCTCCGTGGTCGATATCACTGAACGTAAACAGGCTGAGGAGCGCTTTCGGTTAGTATTCGAAGCCTCTCCGAGTGCCATTCTTTTGGTTGACGCCGATGGAATAATGACATTGGTTAATAAGCAGACCGAAGAATTGTTCGGATATACCAGGGATGAAATGGTCGGTCATTTAGTAGAAATGCTGGTGCCACAACGGTTTCGAACCTTGCATTCTGAGCAGCGCGAGGGTTTTTTCCGAATGCCGTCTACGCGACAAATGGGAAAAGGGCGCGACCTATTTGGGCTTCGGAAGGACGGGTCAGAATTTCCCACGGAAATTGGACTGAATCCGGTCACCATGGACCAAGGCACTTTTGTCCTTGTGTCCATCGTGGATATTACCGAACGTGTACAGGCTGGTAAACGTCTCCTTGATTCCCTGCAAGAAAAGGAAGTCCTGCTAAAGGAAGTCCACCATCGCGTGAAAAATAATCTTGCGGTCATTGGGAGCCTGTTTTATTTGCAATCGACAACCACTCAGAGCCAAGAAGTCCGACGAATATTACAAGACTGTCAGGACCGGGTTCGATCAATGGCTTTGGTACATGAGCGGCTCTATGGGTCGGATGACTTGGCGAGCGTGAATTTTGCGGAGTATGCAGAAGAATTGGCTATGCATCTCTTCCGAAATTATTCTTTGGATCCAGATGCGATTCAACTCAAGCTCGACCTAGAAAATATTTCCCTGGATATTGATCAAGCTATCCCGTGTGGTTTGATTTTGACAGAACTCATCTCGAATGCACTTAAACATGCCTTTCCCAAGGGGAGGTCGGGAGTTATTCAGATAACCTTGAAACGAATCGCGGAAAACAGAATAGTGTTGCGGGTAGTCGATGATGGGGTCGGGTTACCCGATGAACCCACCTTGACGACCAGCCGCTCGCTGGGAATGCGTTTGGTGAATTCACTGGCGACGCAACTGGATGCTGTGTTGCAATTCCTTCATGGTAATCCCGGAACAAAAGCACAGTTAGAAGTGGAGGTGTCCAATGGTTCGAAACTCTGA
- a CDS encoding response regulator produces the protein MVRNSEALKDLRVLVVEDEILIAEELRERLTQNGLRIVDVVDSGERAIQVVEQDHPELVLMDIRLKGRLDGIQTAEAIRPTMRGPVIFLTAHSDQDTLQRAKGTEPFGFVVKPFNERELVVAIEMSLHRYGLEKRLKESEQRYAATLASIGDGVIATDPEGRVTFMNHVAEALTQWRFADARGRTIDEVFPLLVENSQEKFENPALRAMRLNQKVTLNEPVEMIMRNQELIPIDDSAAPIIDEKGKLLGAVVAFRDIRQHRLAQDALRKAEDQLRQAQKLEAIGQLAGGVAHDFNNLITVINGFADLLLSRDSLDGRSRTLVKEIRKSGDRASSLTRQLLAFSCKQVLHPVTLQLDELITNISRMVERLIGEDMILTITSGPDLWAIWADPGQIEQVILNLTANARDAMPNGGQIIVETSNIEVMEEVDEAGLEIPAGPYVRLSVCDTGTGIDQETQEHIFEPFTTTKQPGEGTGLGLASVYGIVKQSGGFISFSTEIGKGTTFTLYFPAMPSVVPKKRGESLDDEMSLSGTETILVVEDDDSVRSLIVSGLCLHGYTVFDAKNGEEAVRLFTEHADNIQMVVTDVVMPVMSGREVAERVHLINPKVRWLYISGYTDDKILRHGVLKGEAALLQKPFTLEMLAKKVREILNQ, from the coding sequence ATGGTTCGAAACTCTGAAGCCTTGAAAGATCTGCGAGTGTTGGTGGTGGAAGACGAGATTCTCATAGCGGAGGAACTCCGAGAACGGTTGACACAAAATGGGCTGCGTATCGTGGATGTGGTTGACTCCGGTGAACGAGCCATTCAAGTGGTAGAACAGGATCATCCCGAATTGGTCTTGATGGATATTCGGTTGAAAGGTCGTCTGGATGGAATTCAAACCGCCGAGGCGATTCGCCCAACCATGCGTGGGCCAGTCATCTTTTTGACGGCGCATTCCGATCAGGACACGCTGCAACGTGCCAAAGGAACCGAACCCTTTGGATTCGTCGTGAAGCCGTTTAACGAGCGTGAACTCGTAGTCGCTATTGAAATGTCGCTTCACCGCTATGGCTTGGAAAAACGTCTTAAGGAAAGCGAACAGCGCTATGCCGCCACGCTGGCCAGTATTGGAGATGGCGTCATTGCGACCGATCCGGAAGGGCGGGTGACATTTATGAATCATGTCGCTGAAGCTCTCACACAATGGCGGTTTGCCGATGCCCGTGGACGTACCATTGATGAAGTCTTCCCCCTTCTCGTAGAGAATTCCCAAGAAAAATTCGAAAATCCTGCGCTCAGGGCCATGCGGCTGAATCAAAAGGTGACATTGAATGAGCCAGTTGAAATGATTATGCGAAACCAGGAACTGATACCCATCGATGATTCCGCGGCCCCGATCATTGATGAAAAGGGGAAACTCCTTGGAGCCGTGGTAGCCTTTCGGGATATTCGCCAGCACCGGCTCGCCCAAGATGCCCTCAGAAAGGCAGAGGATCAGTTGCGACAAGCGCAAAAGCTTGAAGCCATTGGGCAATTGGCGGGAGGCGTCGCTCACGACTTCAATAACTTGATTACCGTCATCAACGGATTTGCCGACCTTCTCCTTTCCAGAGATAGCTTAGATGGGCGGTCGCGGACGTTGGTCAAGGAAATTCGGAAATCAGGAGATCGTGCCTCGAGCCTAACCCGTCAATTATTGGCATTCAGTTGCAAGCAAGTTCTTCATCCCGTCACGCTTCAACTTGACGAATTAATCACCAATATTTCCCGCATGGTGGAACGGCTCATTGGTGAGGATATGATTTTGACGATCACTTCCGGTCCCGATCTGTGGGCTATTTGGGCGGACCCAGGTCAAATAGAACAAGTGATCCTTAACCTTACGGCTAACGCACGGGATGCCATGCCGAATGGAGGACAAATCATCGTGGAGACCTCAAATATCGAGGTTATGGAAGAAGTCGATGAGGCTGGGCTGGAAATTCCAGCTGGCCCTTATGTGCGCCTATCGGTATGTGACACCGGCACCGGCATTGATCAAGAAACACAGGAACATATCTTTGAACCCTTTACGACAACCAAACAACCAGGGGAGGGGACGGGGCTTGGACTTGCTTCGGTGTATGGAATTGTTAAGCAATCTGGCGGGTTCATATCCTTTTCCACCGAAATCGGGAAGGGGACAACGTTTACATTGTACTTTCCTGCCATGCCATCGGTTGTTCCCAAAAAAAGAGGAGAGAGCCTTGATGATGAAATGTCTTTGTCCGGGACCGAAACAATATTAGTGGTGGAAGATGACGATTCGGTGCGGTCGCTTATTGTTTCAGGGTTATGCCTGCATGGGTACACGGTGTTCGATGCCAAGAATGGGGAAGAGGCGGTACGGCTTTTCACAGAACATGCTGATAACATTCAAATGGTCGTGACGGATGTGGTAATGCCAGTCATGAGCGGCCGTGAGGTTGCCGAACGGGTGCATCTGATAAACCCTAAGGTTCGTTGGTTGTATATATCAGGATACACCGATGATAAAATCTTGCGGCATGGCGTGCTAAAAGGCGAAGCAGCACTGCTGCAAAAACCGTTTACGCTAGAGATGCTTGCTAAAAAAGTTCGCGAAATCCTGAATCAGTGA
- a CDS encoding ABC transporter substrate-binding protein — protein MKQNTVRRFLSSLFLTCHVIFWFVCTSFAQVTNTDAVILHFVTMKADNPKVWDEAIARFEQAHPNIKIEREIAPHSSTAYHDLLTQKLKNRDRSMDLFFMDVIWPSEFAAAGWALRLDEYFTSPERSHFLNATIEAGTYQGHVYGVPSRIDSGMLYYRKDLLAKYGFSPPVTWEELVRQAKTILDGERARQPALRGYSGQFKQYEGLVCDMLEFVGSHNSSFLSKDSTRSNLASTETTKAVQFVREQIIQQLATPAVLTYQEPESLAVFVQGKAVFHRNWPYAWGLASDPRHSKIVGNVSVTVLPHFQNGRSVSALGGWLYGISAYSQHPDEAWTFIEFMTSVKMQKYFALHASLAPSRISLYSDPEILQANPQYEDLFPVFQTARPRPRTPVYPMVSHILQRYFSRVLAFPETDIMEEAKEADRQINRFLKLVKEEN, from the coding sequence ATGAAACAGAATACCGTAAGAAGGTTTCTTTCCTCACTATTTCTGACATGCCATGTCATTTTTTGGTTCGTATGCACTAGCTTTGCCCAAGTTACGAATACCGATGCGGTTATTCTTCATTTCGTCACGATGAAGGCCGACAACCCTAAGGTTTGGGATGAAGCCATTGCGCGGTTTGAACAAGCTCATCCGAATATAAAAATTGAACGGGAGATTGCTCCGCATTCTTCTACTGCGTATCACGACTTGCTGACGCAAAAGCTGAAGAATCGAGATCGGTCCATGGATTTGTTTTTCATGGATGTGATTTGGCCATCGGAGTTTGCGGCGGCGGGTTGGGCTTTGCGTTTGGATGAGTATTTCACTTCCCCAGAACGCAGCCACTTCTTGAACGCCACCATTGAAGCGGGAACGTATCAAGGACATGTCTATGGCGTACCTTCTCGGATTGATAGCGGAATGCTCTACTATCGAAAGGACCTGTTGGCAAAGTATGGGTTTTCGCCACCCGTCACGTGGGAGGAGTTGGTGCGACAGGCAAAGACAATTTTGGACGGTGAGCGGGCGAGGCAACCGGCATTGCGAGGTTATAGCGGGCAGTTCAAACAATATGAAGGATTAGTGTGTGACATGTTGGAGTTTGTGGGCAGTCACAATAGTTCTTTTCTATCTAAAGATAGTACTCGCTCTAATTTGGCCTCAACGGAAACCACCAAAGCGGTACAGTTTGTGCGAGAACAGATTATTCAACAGCTTGCAACACCTGCGGTACTCACCTATCAAGAGCCTGAATCTCTGGCGGTATTTGTTCAGGGGAAAGCAGTGTTTCATCGCAACTGGCCGTATGCCTGGGGATTAGCGAGTGATCCACGTCACTCAAAGATTGTCGGCAACGTTAGCGTGACGGTGCTCCCGCATTTTCAAAATGGCAGGAGCGTATCAGCGTTAGGAGGATGGTTATATGGCATTAGTGCTTACTCGCAACACCCTGATGAAGCCTGGACGTTTATCGAATTTATGACGAGTGTGAAGATGCAAAAGTATTTTGCGCTTCATGCGTCGTTGGCGCCTTCGCGGATTTCGTTGTATTCCGATCCAGAGATACTTCAGGCGAATCCTCAGTACGAGGATTTATTTCCAGTATTTCAAACCGCGCGACCTCGGCCACGTACGCCGGTGTATCCGATGGTGTCTCACATTCTGCAGCGGTATTTTAGTCGCGTGTTGGCGTTTCCTGAGACGGATATTATGGAAGAGGCCAAAGAGGCGGATCGGCAGATTAATCGGTTTTTGAAATTGGTAAAGGAGGAGAACTAA
- a CDS encoding DUF2238 domain-containing protein: MAAIGASHNNKLRTRSRLPHMLLAWYLLCWIVTAIDPVDRKDWMLENILAIALVVGLVVSYRRFNFSNLSYVLLALFMTLHAIGAHYTYAQVPAGFWLQDVFHLSRNPFDRIAHFSYGLLLVLPIRELLVRFGGVQGPWAYGLAVCVILAKSGLFEVLESIVAEMVSPELGSAYLGMQGDEWDAQKDMACALAGAILTTGFVLAFAKIKPTWHHSP, translated from the coding sequence ATGGCAGCCATCGGCGCCTCTCACAACAACAAGTTGAGGACCAGATCACGCCTTCCGCATATGCTGCTGGCCTGGTACCTGTTGTGCTGGATCGTGACAGCCATTGACCCGGTCGACCGGAAAGATTGGATGCTGGAAAATATTCTAGCCATCGCCCTGGTCGTTGGGCTAGTCGTGAGTTACCGCCGGTTTAATTTTTCCAACCTATCCTATGTACTCCTGGCCCTGTTTATGACCCTTCATGCCATCGGCGCACATTACACCTATGCCCAAGTGCCAGCAGGATTCTGGTTGCAAGATGTGTTTCATCTCAGCCGTAACCCCTTCGACCGCATCGCGCACTTTTCCTACGGGCTTCTTCTCGTCTTGCCAATTCGTGAACTGCTCGTTCGTTTTGGGGGAGTGCAAGGCCCCTGGGCTTACGGCCTGGCGGTGTGTGTCATACTCGCAAAGAGCGGATTGTTCGAAGTACTGGAATCGATTGTGGCCGAAATGGTGAGCCCTGAATTAGGTTCGGCCTACCTCGGCATGCAGGGTGATGAATGGGACGCGCAGAAAGACATGGCCTGTGCCCTAGCCGGGGCCATACTTACGACAGGGTTCGTGTTGGCCTTCGCGAAAATCAAACCGACATGGCATCACTCGCCATAG
- a CDS encoding DUF2238 domain-containing protein, whose amino-acid sequence MGNNTLLLKGLLVWYVLLSVWTAYMPADPEFWLYSSILPTLLVGSLIATRRMLPLSVASYVLIALFLTLHSIGAHYTYAQVPLGSWLDQGLDLGRNHFDRIVHFSFGFLLAYPIEEAFRFVAHVRGWVVYYLPVITVLGLSALWEIIEAWATQALHPELGITYLGSQGDIWDAQHDMEAALYGSLLCMMLLLGSRFFRKLSSRPTLPADTTAQHPF is encoded by the coding sequence ATGGGTAATAACACATTATTGTTGAAGGGTCTGCTCGTTTGGTACGTCCTGCTCTCGGTGTGGACCGCATACATGCCGGCAGATCCGGAATTTTGGCTATACTCTAGCATTCTCCCTACACTCCTCGTAGGAAGCCTCATTGCCACACGCCGGATGCTGCCGCTTTCGGTGGCCTCGTATGTCTTGATTGCCCTCTTTCTGACCCTCCATTCAATCGGCGCGCACTACACCTACGCACAGGTTCCGCTGGGGTCCTGGCTAGATCAGGGTTTGGATCTCGGGCGCAATCACTTTGATCGCATCGTGCACTTTAGCTTTGGGTTTCTCCTGGCCTATCCTATCGAAGAGGCGTTTCGATTTGTCGCTCATGTGCGCGGTTGGGTGGTGTACTATCTGCCGGTGATCACGGTCCTAGGATTGAGCGCCTTGTGGGAAATCATCGAAGCCTGGGCGACCCAAGCCTTACATCCGGAACTCGGCATCACCTACCTTGGGTCTCAGGGAGATATCTGGGATGCACAACACGACATGGAAGCCGCCCTTTACGGTTCATTACTCTGCATGATGCTCCTCCTCGGAAGTCGCTTCTTCCGTAAATTATCGTCCCGCCCAACCCTGCCGGCCGATACCACGGCACAACATCCCTTCTGA
- a CDS encoding secondary thiamine-phosphate synthase enzyme YjbQ, with protein MRETITVKTTQREELIDITTAVRSMVEHSHIQNGIAQVYVQGATAAIMIQENWDDSVQQDVVNFLRNLIPKGVWLHDAQDGNGDAHLKAGLVGPSETIPVIDGQLGLSRWQNIFLCEFDGPRTERRIVCTLIRDQDNEM; from the coding sequence ATGCGCGAAACCATTACCGTAAAAACGACACAACGTGAAGAACTCATTGATATCACCACAGCCGTTCGTTCGATGGTCGAACATAGCCACATACAGAATGGGATCGCCCAAGTCTACGTTCAGGGTGCAACGGCAGCAATCATGATTCAAGAAAATTGGGATGACAGCGTGCAACAGGATGTTGTCAACTTTTTGCGGAACCTTATTCCCAAAGGCGTGTGGCTCCACGATGCACAAGATGGCAATGGAGATGCGCACCTTAAAGCTGGGCTGGTGGGTCCATCAGAAACCATTCCGGTTATCGATGGGCAATTAGGATTGTCCCGCTGGCAGAACATCTTCCTCTGTGAATTCGACGGCCCCCGCACCGAGCGTCGAATAGTCTGTACCCTCATCCGCGATCAGGACAATGAAATGTAA
- a CDS encoding gamma-glutamylcyclotransferase family protein: MLFYEESFWDWLSVLVVIMLYAAYGSNLHPDRLRERVPSACLRGSAVLEGWGLRFEKRSPDGSSKCSVVPSSEILHVAVYEMLPAEKPILDQFEHAGIGYVEQEIHVPGFGTCFWYVAHESHVDPHLRPYGWYKELVLVGCGHHQFPSDYVERIRQVPHIEDPDVQRHEKWMSLVNHIQHSSL; encoded by the coding sequence ATGCTATTCTACGAAGAGAGTTTTTGGGATTGGTTGTCGGTATTGGTCGTAATTATGCTCTATGCTGCCTATGGCTCCAACTTGCATCCTGACCGATTGCGGGAACGCGTTCCGTCTGCCTGTCTGCGCGGTAGTGCGGTATTGGAGGGATGGGGATTGCGATTTGAAAAGCGAAGTCCGGATGGGTCGAGTAAATGTAGCGTTGTTCCCAGCTCAGAAATTCTTCATGTCGCTGTTTATGAGATGCTTCCTGCTGAAAAGCCAATTCTTGATCAGTTTGAACATGCGGGTATCGGTTACGTTGAACAAGAAATTCATGTCCCAGGGTTTGGTACTTGTTTCTGGTATGTAGCCCATGAGTCTCATGTTGATCCTCACCTTCGCCCGTATGGTTGGTATAAGGAGTTGGTGCTTGTTGGTTGTGGGCATCATCAATTCCCTTCGGACTATGTCGAACGAATTCGACAAGTTCCGCATATAGAAGACCCCGACGTTCAGCGCCATGAGAAATGGATGAGTTTGGTCAATCACATTCAACATTCTTCCTTGTAA
- a CDS encoding glutaminase — MDYQKVFSEMAAEVDYIEDHGKVPSYIPELQNVDPNKFGIHLTTIDGQNFYLGDSNEKFSIQSIAKVFSLVLAFGLEDDRLWERVGVEPSGTPFNSLVQLEYEKGIPRNPFINAGALVICDILVSRLEHPKREILDFVRGVSGNPAIEYCSRVAESEKLTSFTNAALINLMKAYSNIHNDIDVVLDVYFHLCSIEMTCQELAQGLLFLANNGVNPFAEKRVVSESKSKRINAIMQLCGFYDEAGEFSFKVGLPGKSGVGGGIIAIYPGHYSIAVWSPKLNAKGNSYKGMRILEFLTTRTKASIF, encoded by the coding sequence ATGGACTATCAAAAAGTGTTTTCAGAAATGGCTGCAGAAGTCGATTATATCGAGGATCACGGTAAAGTGCCTTCTTATATTCCGGAGTTGCAAAATGTCGATCCCAACAAATTTGGTATCCATCTCACCACCATCGATGGTCAGAATTTTTATTTGGGTGATTCCAATGAAAAATTCTCGATTCAAAGTATCGCCAAGGTGTTCTCCCTGGTTCTAGCTTTTGGATTAGAAGATGATCGATTATGGGAGAGAGTGGGAGTGGAACCGTCAGGGACACCTTTTAATTCTCTGGTGCAATTGGAATATGAAAAGGGAATTCCGCGTAATCCGTTTATTAATGCTGGGGCGCTAGTCATTTGTGATATTTTGGTCAGCCGATTAGAGCATCCGAAACGGGAAATCCTTGATTTTGTTCGAGGGGTTTCGGGTAATCCTGCAATCGAGTATTGTTCCAGAGTTGCCGAATCAGAAAAGTTAACCAGCTTTACCAATGCGGCGTTGATTAATCTGATGAAGGCCTATAGCAATATTCACAATGATATCGATGTGGTGCTGGACGTGTATTTTCATCTCTGCTCCATTGAGATGACTTGTCAGGAACTGGCACAGGGATTGTTGTTTCTGGCGAATAACGGCGTGAATCCGTTTGCCGAGAAACGCGTGGTGAGTGAAAGTAAATCCAAACGAATAAATGCCATCATGCAACTTTGCGGATTTTATGACGAGGCCGGGGAGTTTTCCTTTAAAGTGGGGTTGCCAGGAAAGAGTGGCGTGGGTGGTGGAATTATTGCCATTTATCCTGGGCACTATAGTATTGCGGTGTGGAGCCCCAAGTTGAATGCGAAAGGGAACTCGTATAAGGGTATGAGAATTCTTGAATTTTTAACGACTCGCACGAAAGCTTCCATATTTTAA